Sequence from the bacterium genome:
CGGTAAGGCGTGAGGCTGGCGAAGCCAGTCTTGTTCATAACGGTAGGAGACCAGCACATTCTCGCAGTCAGCCCGATCCCGGTACAGTTGAGCCAAGGCCACGATGGGGAGTGTCTCATTAGTCACCAGAACCCCGTATTCGTAGGTGCCCCCCTCATCGAGTCCTTCCACAAAATCGAATTGGTTTTGCGTTGTGGCCGGAAGGATATTCCGGGAAGCCCCCTCCTTCTTTGCCGGTCGGCGCAGGCATACGCATCGGCGGGCTCGTGTCCACCCCATGAGTTTCACGCAGCCTTGGTCTTACGCGAAAGAATCACTTGCCAAGATGCCCCTCGCTTCCTT
This genomic interval carries:
- a CDS encoding HipA N-terminal domain-containing protein, with the protein product MGWTRARRCVCLRRPAKKEGASRNILPATTQNQFDFVEGLDEGGTYEYGVLVTNETLPIVALAQLYRDRADCENVLVSYRYEQDWLRQPHALPLSRSLPLQGEAFEGKKARPFFAGILPEEGPRQRIASILGISERNDFAMLERIGGVCGEIWRGTRR